One window of Triplophysa rosa linkage group LG10, Trosa_1v2, whole genome shotgun sequence genomic DNA carries:
- the cfap99 gene encoding cilia- and flagella-associated protein 99 isoform X1: protein MNYKELVKEVTRLLDKFQEDKQCIDSYTEDAAKELKNLSSDDQKFVIDALLGCITHKKLLDTVVNIFYVHQGRTLLRVDRNLFIVVCYLAMFQLDDLGLEQFSKIIKSLDISKMHKFLSFFFNVNNLTTQIQEEWSHIYDVTVVQSNWITPLIRWCGEIDKLLDQLASKMSKGSLPKKSAKKITEPKEFILTQPKPRPLPAAEVIPQQDKPKPVPATTHQSPKEPDILDELKQRNRQKALEVLNEAKSQQFRCANPQKSEKTQKVMSQILQSRDAELKFDKLYTSGSPSTQKANILPVKLNTTAILREGALYNRQLEEELQRLEQLSKGASEPSAFLQWQKEMKDKDLQEELAELERRRLEGRISHEEAVLARERVLERNHHKVQQTKEETAELMRKYAEKRLKEEKEMRELVQQVADGHKNSKAAKAKLQEIKQHIVKEVSEQSRELLSQALEEAQAELSRKMELIRQIRAFESIPLVRQKFVDETETAGHDLLCEMSLAELRERLIMLRELQEFEQEERRNWILQEKQMKEELLLDQLDNIALCRSLAEQAAAARSQEEKRMKSELREAVSKDERVLALQKTLEQKQQERQQKKSEKANTKRNEKEPPLRDKNSIHNKQVLEEHHWQELERSLEQQVHGIIQQSSNKTNAGPNQRRVF, encoded by the exons ATGAACTACAAAGAACTTGTCAAGGAAGTCACAAGACTCTTGGACAAATTTCAAGAAGACAAACAATGCATAGACAGCTATACAGAGGATGCTGCCAAGGAACTtaag AATCTGTCCTCCGATGACCAGAAGTTTGTTATTGATGCTTTACTTGGATGTATCACACACAAAAAGCTTCTGGATACTGTGGTAAACATATTCTACGTTCACCAAGGAAGAACTTTACTCAGGGTGGACCGAAACCTTTTCATTG ttgtCTGTTACCTTGCCATGTTCCAGCTTGATGATTTAGGCCTGGAGCAGTTCAGTAAAATCATCAAGTCCTTAGATATCTCAAAAATGCACAAA TTCCTGAGCTTTTTCTTTAACGTCAACAACCTTACAACCCAGATCCAGGAAGAATGGAGTCACATCTATGACGTTACTGTTGTACAGAGTAACTGGATCACCCCGTTGATCAG ATGGTGCGGTGAGATTGACAAACTTTTGGATCAGCTTGCCAGCAAAATGAGTAAAGGAAGTCTGCCAAAgaaatcggcaaagaaaatcaCAGAACCCAAAGAATTTATTCTGACTCAGCCCAAACCTCGACCACTCCCTGCTGCTGAAGTCATTCCGCAGCAGGACAAGCCCAAGCCA GTTCCAGCCACCACTCACCAATCTCCAAAGGAACCAGACATTCTGGACGAGCTGAAACAGAGGAACCGACAGAAAGCATTA GAAGTCCTGAATGAAGCAAAATCTCAGCAGTTCAGATGTGCAAATCCACAAAAGTCTGAGAAAACGCAG AAAGTGATGTCCCAGATTCTTCAAAGCCGTGATGCAGAGCTTAAGTTTGACAAGTTGTATACTTCTGGCAGCCCTTCCACCCAAAAG GCAAACATCTTACCAGTCAAACTGAATACAACAGCCATCCTGCGAGAGGGAGCTTTGTATAACCGTCAATTGGAAGAGGAGTTACAAAG ATTAGAGCAGTTGTCCAAGGGTGCGAGTGAGCCGTCTGCGTTCCTGCAGTGGCAGAAGGAAATGAAAGACAAAGATCTTCAGGAGGAGCTTGCTGAACTGGAGCGCCGGCGACTGGAGGGTCGAATCAGCCATGAGGAGGCGGTGCTGGCACGAGAACGCGTCCTGGAGCGCAACCACCATAAAGTTCAGCAGACTAAAGAGGAG ACAGCAGAACTGATGCGCAAGTACGCAGAGAAACGTCTGAAGGAGGAGAAGGAAATGAGAGAGCTGGTACAACAAGTGGCTGATGGTCACAAGAACTCCAAAGCTGCCAAAGCAAAGCTACAAGAAATCAAACAACACATAG TTAAGGAGGTCTCTGAGCAGAGCAGGGAACTCCTCAGCCAGGCTTTGGAGGAAGCCCAGGCTGAGCTAAGCAGGAAGATGGAGCTTATTCGACAGATTCGTGCTTTTGAGTCAATCCCACTGGTCAGACAAAAGTTTGTAGATGAAACTGAG ACTGCCGGTCATGATCTGCTGTGCGAGATGTCTTTGGCGGAGCTCCGCGAGCGTTTGATAATGCTGAGAGAGTTACAGGAGTTTGAGCAGGAGGAGAGGAGAAACTGGATTCTGCAGGAGAAGCAGATGAAGGAGGAGCTGCTGTTGGATCAGCTGGACAACATCGCTCTGTGCAGAAGTCTAGCAGAACAGGCCGCTGCTGCACGCAG TCAAGAAGAGAAAAGAATGAAAAGTGAACTAAGGGAGGCTGTCAGTAAAGATGAGCGAGTTCTGGCCCTCCAAAAGACCCTGGAGCAGAAACAACAGGAAAGACAGCAGAAAAAGAGTGAGAAAGCCAATACGAAGAGAAATGAAAAGGAGCCTCCACTCAGAGACAAGAACTCCATCCACAATAAG CAGGTTCTTGAGGAACATCACTGGCAGGAGCTGGAGCGCAGTTTGGAACAGCAAGTTCACGGGATCATCCAGCAGTCATCCAATAAAACTAATGCTGGTCCGAACCAGAGGCGAGTTTTCTGA
- the rtkn2 gene encoding rhotekin-2, giving the protein MDPSRDIQNFRRNSSTRSSVSSCSSLAMEIKRKKIRESMFFANEDCDIQEKLDFEMRMRAGAYKLLVASTKKEQVLDASRSLLTCNARIKAYMSEAQMRNGHQESRRPSSSQNQAPCKGKVAISGLRIPLFWKDSEHFNSKGNERRVAVFCLIRIGSEILDTGMVIADPSVTDICFEGVNVFSDAKPDFEVKVELYSCGLEEEGTFVNTPKKLARKLRSSFGRSSGRKLCPLLDGGDPDTFLQSNPIPQGARYSMLAYTTLGLEQAEGSFQSHSLMILQNVEASSWLPLYGNLCCQLVAQPYCMTQDMMRGYLSQQQSIEGLQRSCRLYCMLRAGRLSCYYSPEEIQAKMEPSLIIPINKDTRIRVVDKDTQRTGSRLTLINPGNGDSAGHVFITETPYVLQEWLDALWQHIYDQSQWQHACNKLMEIEVLTSRKLPLFLTKQADSVYNDLSIGSPGKFESLTDIIHNKIEETDGRFLIGQEEEREPPHWGALFEGSRPVVVQKTILSPGKESNQSFTSPTTSTKKKRRAPPPPPDKLPFVQPTCIISNQEKENCKGARPRTGRPSLDAKFSAIIQQLQKNHTSSRKNAPLGQIEPCQHPYTPKNEESDQIHNQEPPVPAPRNKLKMSFREKMHPKAW; this is encoded by the exons ATGGATCCGTCGCGGGATATTCAAAATTTTAGACGAAATAGCAGCACCAGGTCTAGCGTTTCCTCATGTTCTTCACTCGCAATGGAGATCAAACGAAAGAAAATAAGAGAGAGCATGTTTTTTGCAAACGAG GACTGTGACATTCAGGAGAAGTTGGACTTTGAGATGCGAATGAGAGCGGGAGCTTACAAGCTTCTGGTTGCCAGCACTAAGAAAGAGCAGGTGTTAGACGCCTCCAGGAGTCTTTTAACCTGTAATGCCAGAATTAAAGCCTACATGAGTGAAGCGCAGATGAGAAATGGGCACCAGGAGAGCAGAAG GCCTTCAAGCTCTCAAAATCAAGCTCCCTGTAAAGGGAAGGTGGCTATATCTG gtCTGCGAATTCCTTTGTTTTGGAAAGATTCTGAACATTTTAACAGCAAAGGAA ATGAACGGAGGGTGGCAGTCTTTTGCTTGATAAGGATTGGCTCAGAGATTCTTGACACAGGAATGGTTATTGCAGACCCATCAGTGACTGATATTTGCTTTGAGGGTGTAAACGTATT CTCTGATGCTAAGCCAGACTTTGAAGTAAAAGTGGAGCTGTATAGCTGTGGACTAGAGGAGGAGGGAACCTTTGTCAACACTCCCAAAAAACTTGCCAGGAAGCTGCGCTCTTCATTCGGCAGATCTTCAGGCAGGAAACTCTGCCCCCTTCTGGATGGAGGAGACCCAGACACTTTTCTTCAGTCCAACCCAATTCCACA AGGTGCACGATACTCAATGCTAGCGTACACCACGCTGGGTCTGGAGCAGGCGGAAGGCTCTTTCCAATCCCATTCTCTCATGATCCTGCAAAACG TGGAGGCTTCGTCATGGCTGCCGCTCTATGGAAACCTGTGCTGTCAGCTGGTGGCTCAGCCTTATTGCATGACACAAGACATGATGAGAGGCTACCTGAGCCAACAG CAAAGCATTGAGGGTTTGCAGCGCAGCTGTCGACTGTACTGTATGCTAAGGGCTGGCCGTCTTTCTTGCTATTACTCACCTGAAGAGATTCAAGCTAAAATGGAGCCGAGTCTCATTATTCCCATTAACAAG gatACTCGTATCCGCGTTGTAGATAAGGATACCCAGAGGACAGGCTCTAGACTGACCCTAATAAACCCTGGAAATGGAGACTCAGCcggtcatgtttttattacagagACTCCCTATGTCTTGCAGGAGTGGCTTGATGCATTATGGCAACATATTTATGACCAGA GTCAGTGGCAACACGCATGCAACAAGCTCATGGAAATTGAGGTTTTAACGTCAAGGAAACTCCCACTCTTTCTGACGAAGCAAGCAGATTCTGTTTATAATGATTTGA GCATTGGCTCCCCTGGGAAATTCGAAAGCTTGACTGACATAATACACAACAAGATCGAGGAAACTGATGGGCGCTTTCTCATTGGTCAAGAGGAGGAAAGAGAGCCTCCTCATTGGGGGGCACTGTTTGAGGGATCTCGACCAGTTGTGGtacaaaaaacaattctgtcGCCAGGTAAAGAAAGCAACCAGTCATTTACGAGCCCCACCACGAGCACCAAAAAGAAAAGGAGAGCTCCACCACCCCCTCCTGATAAATTACCATTTGTTCAACCTACCTGCATCATATCCAATCAGGAGAAAGAGAACTGTAAAGGGGCAAGGCCTCGAACAGGGCGACCATCACTGGATGCTAAATTCTCCGCCATCATCCAGCAGCTGCAAAAGAACCACACTTCCTCTCGGAAAAATGCACCTCTAGGACAGATTGAGCCCTGTCAACACCCTTACACCCCAAAAAATGAAGAATCTGATCAAATTCACAACCAGGAACCTCCGGTGCCGGCCCCCAGGAACAAACTGAAGATGTCATTCAGAGAGAAGATGCACCCCAAAGCCTGGTGA
- the cfap99 gene encoding cilia- and flagella-associated protein 99 isoform X2 — translation MNYKELVKEVTRLLDKFQEDKQCIDSYTEDAAKELKNLSSDDQKFVIDALLGCITHKKLLDTVVNIFYVHQGRTLLRVDRNLFIVVCYLAMFQLDDLGLEQFSKIIKSLDISKMHKFLSFFFNVNNLTTQIQEEWSHIYDVTVVQSNWITPLIRWCGEIDKLLDQLASKMSKGSLPKKSAKKITEPKEFILTQPKPRPLPAAEVIPQQDKPKPVPATTHQSPKEPDILDELKQRNRQKALEVLNEAKSQQFRCANPQKSEKTQKVMSQILQSRDAELKFDKLYTSGSPSTQKANILPVKLNTTAILREGALYNRQLEEELQRLEQLSKGASEPSAFLQWQKEMKDKDLQEELAELERRRLEGRISHEEAVLARERVLERNHHKVQQTKEETAELMRKYAEKRLKEEKEMRELVQQVADGHKNSKAAKAKLQEIKQHIVKEVSEQSRELLSQALEEAQAELSRKMELIRQIRAFESIPLVRQKFVDETETAGHDLLCEMSLAELRERLIMLRELQEFEQEERRNWILQEKQMKEELLLDQLDNIALCRSLAEQAAAARSQEEKRMKSELREAVSKDERVLALQKTLEQKQQERQQKKSEKANTKRNEKEPPLRDKNSIHNKVLEEHHWQELERSLEQQVHGIIQQSSNKTNAGPNQRRVF, via the exons ATGAACTACAAAGAACTTGTCAAGGAAGTCACAAGACTCTTGGACAAATTTCAAGAAGACAAACAATGCATAGACAGCTATACAGAGGATGCTGCCAAGGAACTtaag AATCTGTCCTCCGATGACCAGAAGTTTGTTATTGATGCTTTACTTGGATGTATCACACACAAAAAGCTTCTGGATACTGTGGTAAACATATTCTACGTTCACCAAGGAAGAACTTTACTCAGGGTGGACCGAAACCTTTTCATTG ttgtCTGTTACCTTGCCATGTTCCAGCTTGATGATTTAGGCCTGGAGCAGTTCAGTAAAATCATCAAGTCCTTAGATATCTCAAAAATGCACAAA TTCCTGAGCTTTTTCTTTAACGTCAACAACCTTACAACCCAGATCCAGGAAGAATGGAGTCACATCTATGACGTTACTGTTGTACAGAGTAACTGGATCACCCCGTTGATCAG ATGGTGCGGTGAGATTGACAAACTTTTGGATCAGCTTGCCAGCAAAATGAGTAAAGGAAGTCTGCCAAAgaaatcggcaaagaaaatcaCAGAACCCAAAGAATTTATTCTGACTCAGCCCAAACCTCGACCACTCCCTGCTGCTGAAGTCATTCCGCAGCAGGACAAGCCCAAGCCA GTTCCAGCCACCACTCACCAATCTCCAAAGGAACCAGACATTCTGGACGAGCTGAAACAGAGGAACCGACAGAAAGCATTA GAAGTCCTGAATGAAGCAAAATCTCAGCAGTTCAGATGTGCAAATCCACAAAAGTCTGAGAAAACGCAG AAAGTGATGTCCCAGATTCTTCAAAGCCGTGATGCAGAGCTTAAGTTTGACAAGTTGTATACTTCTGGCAGCCCTTCCACCCAAAAG GCAAACATCTTACCAGTCAAACTGAATACAACAGCCATCCTGCGAGAGGGAGCTTTGTATAACCGTCAATTGGAAGAGGAGTTACAAAG ATTAGAGCAGTTGTCCAAGGGTGCGAGTGAGCCGTCTGCGTTCCTGCAGTGGCAGAAGGAAATGAAAGACAAAGATCTTCAGGAGGAGCTTGCTGAACTGGAGCGCCGGCGACTGGAGGGTCGAATCAGCCATGAGGAGGCGGTGCTGGCACGAGAACGCGTCCTGGAGCGCAACCACCATAAAGTTCAGCAGACTAAAGAGGAG ACAGCAGAACTGATGCGCAAGTACGCAGAGAAACGTCTGAAGGAGGAGAAGGAAATGAGAGAGCTGGTACAACAAGTGGCTGATGGTCACAAGAACTCCAAAGCTGCCAAAGCAAAGCTACAAGAAATCAAACAACACATAG TTAAGGAGGTCTCTGAGCAGAGCAGGGAACTCCTCAGCCAGGCTTTGGAGGAAGCCCAGGCTGAGCTAAGCAGGAAGATGGAGCTTATTCGACAGATTCGTGCTTTTGAGTCAATCCCACTGGTCAGACAAAAGTTTGTAGATGAAACTGAG ACTGCCGGTCATGATCTGCTGTGCGAGATGTCTTTGGCGGAGCTCCGCGAGCGTTTGATAATGCTGAGAGAGTTACAGGAGTTTGAGCAGGAGGAGAGGAGAAACTGGATTCTGCAGGAGAAGCAGATGAAGGAGGAGCTGCTGTTGGATCAGCTGGACAACATCGCTCTGTGCAGAAGTCTAGCAGAACAGGCCGCTGCTGCACGCAG TCAAGAAGAGAAAAGAATGAAAAGTGAACTAAGGGAGGCTGTCAGTAAAGATGAGCGAGTTCTGGCCCTCCAAAAGACCCTGGAGCAGAAACAACAGGAAAGACAGCAGAAAAAGAGTGAGAAAGCCAATACGAAGAGAAATGAAAAGGAGCCTCCACTCAGAGACAAGAACTCCATCCACAATAAG GTTCTTGAGGAACATCACTGGCAGGAGCTGGAGCGCAGTTTGGAACAGCAAGTTCACGGGATCATCCAGCAGTCATCCAATAAAACTAATGCTGGTCCGAACCAGAGGCGAGTTTTCTGA